The following proteins are encoded in a genomic region of Spirosoma sp. SC4-14:
- a CDS encoding glycoside hydrolase family 16 protein produces MRYLPQYVYSLIAALLLLTTTSYAQRAPVAQSDTAWRLVWSDEFNTNGPPSSQNWTFETGFVRNHEHQWYQPQNARCENGLLIIEGRREQRPNPTYQPGSSDWKTSRPTIEYTAASLKTQGLHSWQYGRFEMRGRIDIRPGLWPAFWTLGTAGEWPSNGEIDIMEYYRAMLLANVAWGTDKRFTAKWSTTKKPIASFNDPDWATKFHVWRMDWDEHAIRLSVDGLLLNSVNLSETINQDGSGKNPFRQPHYLLLNMAIGGDNGGDNTKTQFPARFEVDYVRVYQR; encoded by the coding sequence ATGAGGTATTTGCCACAGTACGTGTATTCGCTCATTGCCGCCTTGCTGCTGCTAACCACAACCAGTTATGCCCAGCGGGCACCAGTAGCCCAATCCGATACGGCCTGGCGGCTGGTCTGGTCCGACGAATTCAATACTAATGGGCCGCCCAGTTCTCAAAACTGGACCTTCGAAACGGGTTTCGTGCGTAACCACGAACACCAATGGTATCAGCCTCAGAATGCCCGTTGCGAAAATGGGTTACTCATTATTGAAGGTCGTCGCGAGCAGCGCCCCAATCCAACCTACCAGCCCGGCAGTTCGGACTGGAAAACCAGCCGACCAACCATTGAATACACAGCCGCCAGCCTGAAAACTCAGGGGTTGCATAGTTGGCAATATGGACGTTTCGAGATGCGGGGTCGCATCGATATCCGCCCCGGTCTGTGGCCCGCTTTCTGGACATTAGGTACGGCTGGCGAATGGCCATCCAACGGCGAAATCGACATTATGGAGTATTATCGGGCTATGCTGCTGGCCAATGTTGCCTGGGGAACCGACAAACGCTTTACGGCAAAATGGAGTACAACAAAGAAACCCATTGCCTCTTTCAACGACCCCGATTGGGCAACTAAATTTCATGTCTGGCGAATGGATTGGGACGAACACGCCATTCGGCTATCGGTTGATGGGCTATTGCTTAATAGCGTTAACCTGAGCGAAACTATCAATCAGGACGGCTCAGGCAAAAACCCGTTCAGGCAACCGCACTACCTGCTCCTGAATATGGCCATTGGTGGTGACAATGGCGGAGATAATAC
- a CDS encoding DUF1080 domain-containing protein — translation MRQLTLLVSFLLVFSLGLTQSSTRAPKAGKWIELFNGKDLKNWAVKITGHPLNDNFGNTFRVEDGKMVVRYDQYKSFDEQYGHIFYKKPFSAYLLVVEYRFVGEQVKGGPGWAIRNSGAMLHGQAPETMGLKQDFPISMEMQLLGGDGTHERHTANLCTPGTNVVLNGKLFTPHCIDSNSKTYAGDQWVHAEALVLGDSLVKHIVEGDTVLTYSKPQIGGGNVIHYDPAVKKEGQLLSSGYISLQSESHPVEFRKVSLFDLSPYMHKPKQLTAILHQLQTRK, via the coding sequence ATGCGCCAACTTACTCTACTCGTCAGCTTTTTGCTGGTTTTCTCTTTAGGGCTAACTCAATCCAGCACCCGAGCGCCCAAAGCGGGCAAATGGATCGAACTTTTCAACGGAAAAGACCTTAAAAACTGGGCTGTCAAAATTACCGGACACCCGCTCAACGATAATTTCGGCAATACCTTTCGGGTCGAAGATGGAAAGATGGTGGTTCGTTACGACCAGTATAAGTCGTTTGATGAGCAGTATGGCCACATTTTCTACAAAAAACCTTTTTCGGCCTATCTGCTGGTGGTTGAATATCGGTTTGTGGGCGAACAGGTGAAAGGGGGGCCTGGCTGGGCTATCCGAAATAGTGGTGCCATGCTACATGGTCAGGCTCCCGAAACAATGGGACTAAAACAGGATTTCCCGATATCGATGGAAATGCAACTGCTGGGTGGCGATGGAACTCACGAACGACATACGGCCAATTTGTGTACACCCGGCACAAATGTCGTGCTCAATGGCAAGCTATTTACACCGCACTGTATCGATTCGAATTCAAAAACCTACGCGGGCGATCAGTGGGTTCATGCCGAAGCGTTGGTGTTGGGCGATTCGCTGGTGAAACACATTGTGGAAGGCGATACCGTGCTGACCTATTCAAAACCACAGATTGGTGGGGGCAACGTTATTCATTATGACCCGGCCGTAAAAAAAGAGGGGCAACTGCTGAGTTCAGGCTATATTTCTCTCCAGAGCGAAAGTCATCCGGTTGAGTTTCGTAAGGTATCGCTGTTCGATCTGTCGCCTTATATGCATAAGCCCAAACAACTGACCGCCATTCTGCATCAGTTACAGACCCGGAAATGA
- a CDS encoding response regulator, with product METPLRILIVEDDLFMATDMEENLVGSGYLVCGTATSYDSAIKLMKQTQPDLVLVDITLDGPADGITTVKELMRIKWVPVIYITGSSETDTFHRAKGTFPAAFLHKPVRVRELAAQIDLAMHNFYAGNISGAPELPEHTFLPTGSGYIRVVKSEILFVKADRGNSELLLTQAGFHRIYPTKPYHAISISLNLGRLLPYLSTGFYQLSRSLVINLNYLDRIESNILYVGSHEISIPDGARKPLIDHLQVVRTR from the coding sequence ATGGAAACACCATTGCGTATTCTCATCGTTGAAGACGACCTGTTCATGGCCACCGATATGGAAGAAAACCTCGTTGGGTCGGGTTACCTTGTCTGCGGAACAGCAACCAGTTACGATAGTGCGATCAAACTAATGAAGCAGACCCAACCCGATCTTGTGCTGGTAGACATTACGCTCGATGGGCCAGCCGATGGCATTACGACCGTAAAAGAACTAATGCGTATTAAATGGGTACCCGTGATTTACATAACGGGCAGTTCAGAAACCGATACCTTCCATCGCGCTAAAGGAACCTTTCCGGCTGCGTTTCTGCACAAGCCGGTTCGGGTTCGGGAACTGGCTGCCCAGATCGATCTGGCTATGCATAATTTTTATGCGGGTAATATTTCGGGAGCACCCGAGCTGCCCGAACATACCTTTCTGCCAACCGGCAGTGGGTATATCCGCGTGGTAAAATCCGAAATTCTGTTTGTAAAAGCCGACCGGGGCAATAGCGAACTCCTGCTAACCCAGGCAGGCTTCCACCGAATTTACCCAACCAAACCCTATCATGCGATCAGTATTTCGCTGAACCTGGGTCGCCTGCTGCCCTATCTTTCAACGGGTTTTTATCAGCTTTCGCGCTCGCTGGTTATTAACCTCAACTATCTGGACCGAATCGAATCCAATATTCTTTATGTGGGCTCGCACGAAATCAGCATTCCCGATGGAGCCCGCAAACCACTGATCGATCATTTGCAGGTTGTTAGAACCCGATAG